Proteins encoded in a region of the Leopardus geoffroyi isolate Oge1 chromosome E2, O.geoffroyi_Oge1_pat1.0, whole genome shotgun sequence genome:
- the STRN4 gene encoding striatin-4 isoform X5: protein MQQAQVAFLQGERKGQENLKTDLVRRIKMLEFALKQERAKYHKLKFGTDLNQGEKKPELAEQVSNGPMESVTLENSPLVWKEGRQLLRQYLEEVGYTDTILDMRSKRVRSLLGRSLELNGAVEPSEGGSRATPGPGGLSGGESLLVKQIEEQIKRNAAGKDGKERLSGSVLEQIPFLQSCEDEDSDEDDELDSVQHKKQRVKLPSKALVPEMEDEDEEDDSEDAINEFDFLGSGEDGEGSPDPRRCAAEGTHHELAPCFVPAESRRVKLQGILADLRDVDGLPPKVTGPPPGTPQPRPHEGSFGFSSDVFIMDTIGGGEVSLGDLADLTVTNDNDLSCDLSDSKDAFKKTWNPKFTLRSHYDGVRSLAFHHSQAALLTASEDGTLKLWNLQKAVTAKKNAALDVEPIHAFRAHRGPVLAVAMGSNSEYCYSGGADARIHSWKIPDLNVDPYDGYDPSVLSHVLEGHGDAVWGLAFSPTSQRLASCSADGTIRIWDPSSSSPTCVCTFLTASDHGIPTSVAFTSTEPAHIVASFRSGDTVLYDLEAGSALLSLESRGNSGPTQINQVVSHPNQPLTITAHDDRGIRFLDSRTGKSVHSMVAHLDAVTCLAVDPNGVFLMSGSHDCSLRLWSLDNKTCVQEITAHRKKHEEAIHAVACHPSKALIASAGADALAKVFV from the exons ATGCAGCAA GCTCAGGTAGCCTTCctccagggagaaaggaaagggcaaGAGAACCTCAAGACGGACCTGGTGCGACGGATCAAGATGTTGGAGTTTGCCTTGAAGCAGGAAAG GGCCAAGTATCACAAGTTGAAGTTCGGGACAGATCTGAACCAGGGGGAGAAGAAGCCAGAACTGGCAGAACAAG TTTCCAATGGCCCCATGGAGTCGGTCACCCTGGAGAACAGCCCGCTGGTGTGGAAGGAGGGGCGCCAGCTTCTCCGACA GTACCTGGAGGAGGTGGGCTATACGGACACCATCCTGGACATGCGGTCCAAACGCGTGCGGTCCCTACTAGGTCGCTCGTTGGAGCTCAACGGGGCCGTGGAGCCCAGCGAAGGTGGCTCCAGGGCCACGCCAGGCCCCGGGGGGCTCAGCGGGGGTGAGTCGCTGCTGGTGAAACAGATCGAAGAGCAGATCAAAAG GAACGCGGCAGGCAAAGATGGCAAAGAGCGCCTGAGCGGCTCGGTGCTGGAGCAGATCCCCTTCCTGCAGAGCTGTGAGGACGAGGACAGTGACGAGGACGACGAGTTGGACAGTGTGCAGCACAAGAAACAGCGGGTGAAG CTGCCCTCCAAGGCCCTGGTGCCTGAAAtggaggacgaggacgaggaggaTGACTCTGAAGATGCCATCAACGAGTTCGATTTCTTGGGCTCgggagaggatggggagggcTCTCCGGACCCTCGACGATGTGCCGCAGAGGGGACCCACCACGAGTTGG CCCCGTGCTTTGTCCCTGCAGAAAGCCGGCGGGTCAAACTCCAGGGAATTTTGGCCGACCTTCGGGATGTGGATGGGCTGCCCCCTAAAGTGACGGGTCCCCCTCCTGGCACACCCCAGCCCCGGCCACACGAAG GTTCCTTTGGCTTCTCCTCAGACGTTTTCATCATGGACACTATCGGGGGCGGGGAGGTGAGCCTGGGGGACTTGGCAGATCTCACCGTCACCAACGACAACGACCTCAGCTGTGAT CTCTCTGACAGCAAAGATGCCTTTAAGAAGACGTGGAACCCCAAGTTCACCCTGCGCTCACACTACGACGGCGTGCGCTCCCTGGCTTTCCACCACAGCCAGGCCGCCCTGCTCACCGCCTCTGAGGACGGCACGCTCAAGCTCTGGAACCTGCAGAAAGCTGTCACGGCCAAGAA gaaCGCCgcgctggatgtggagcctatcCACGCCTTCCGGGCTCACAG GGGCCCTGTGTTGGCAGTAGCCATGGGCAGTAACAGCGAGTACTGCTACAGCGGCGGGGCCGACGCCCGCATCCACAGCTGGAAGATTCCGGACCTCAACGTGGACCCCTATGACGGCTACG ACCCGAGTGTGCTGAGCCACGTGCTGGAGGGCCACGGGGACGCTGTATGGGGCCTAGCCTTCAGCCCCACCTCCCAGCGCCTGGCCTCCTGCTCTGCTGACGGCACCATCCGCATCTGGGACCCGAGCAGCAGCAGCCCAACCTGCGTCTGTACCTTCCTCACAGCCAGCG ATCATGGGATCCCCACCTCAGTGGCCTTCACCAGCACCGAGCCCGCCCACATCGTGGCCTCCTTCCGCTCTGGCGACACCGTCTTGTACGACCTGGAGGCTGGCAGTGCCCTCCTTTCGTTGGAATCCCGGGGGAACAGTG GCCCAACCCAGATCAACCAGGTGGTGAGTCACCCAAACCAGCCCCTCACCATCACCGCCCACGACGACAGAGGCATCCGCTTCCTGGACAGCCGGACAG GGAAATCCGTGCACTCTATGGTTGCCCACCTGGACGCGGTCACCTGCCTAGCCGTGGACCCCAACGGCGTGTTCCTGATGTCGGGAA GCCATGACTGCTCCCTGCGTCTGTGGAGCCTGGACAACAAAACGTGCGTGCAGGAGATCACGGCCCACCGCAAGAAGCACGAGGAGGCCATCCACGCTGTCGCGTGCCACCCCAGCAAGGCCCTCATTGCCAGCGCAGGCGCCGACGCCCTGGCCAAGGTCTTCGTATGA
- the STRN4 gene encoding striatin-4 isoform X6, giving the protein MLEFALKQERAKYHKLKFGTDLNQGEKKPELAEQVSNGPMESVTLENSPLVWKEGRQLLRQYLEEVGYTDTILDMRSKRVRSLLGRSLELNGAVEPSEGGSRATPGPGGLSGGESLLVKQIEEQIKRNAAGKDGKERLSGSVLEQIPFLQSCEDEDSDEDDELDSVQHKKQRVKLPSKALVPEMEDEDEEDDSEDAINEFDFLGSGEDGEGSPDPRRCAAEGTHHELAPCFVPAESRRVKLQGILADLRDVDGLPPKVTGPPPGTPQPRPHEGSFGFSSDVFIMDTIGGGEVSLGDLADLTVTNDNDLSCDLSDSKDAFKKTWNPKFTLRSHYDGVRSLAFHHSQAALLTASEDGTLKLWNLQKAVTAKKNAALDVEPIHAFRAHRGPVLAVAMGSNSEYCYSGGADARIHSWKIPDLNVDPYDGYDPSVLSHVLEGHGDAVWGLAFSPTSQRLASCSADGTIRIWDPSSSSPTCVCTFLTASDHGIPTSVAFTSTEPAHIVASFRSGDTVLYDLEAGSALLSLESRGNSGPTQINQVVSHPNQPLTITAHDDRGIRFLDSRTGKSVHSMVAHLDAVTCLAVDPNGVFLMSGSHDCSLRLWSLDNKTCVQEITAHRKKHEEAIHAVACHPSKALIASAGADALAKVFV; this is encoded by the exons ATGTTGGAGTTTGCCTTGAAGCAGGAAAG GGCCAAGTATCACAAGTTGAAGTTCGGGACAGATCTGAACCAGGGGGAGAAGAAGCCAGAACTGGCAGAACAAG TTTCCAATGGCCCCATGGAGTCGGTCACCCTGGAGAACAGCCCGCTGGTGTGGAAGGAGGGGCGCCAGCTTCTCCGACA GTACCTGGAGGAGGTGGGCTATACGGACACCATCCTGGACATGCGGTCCAAACGCGTGCGGTCCCTACTAGGTCGCTCGTTGGAGCTCAACGGGGCCGTGGAGCCCAGCGAAGGTGGCTCCAGGGCCACGCCAGGCCCCGGGGGGCTCAGCGGGGGTGAGTCGCTGCTGGTGAAACAGATCGAAGAGCAGATCAAAAG GAACGCGGCAGGCAAAGATGGCAAAGAGCGCCTGAGCGGCTCGGTGCTGGAGCAGATCCCCTTCCTGCAGAGCTGTGAGGACGAGGACAGTGACGAGGACGACGAGTTGGACAGTGTGCAGCACAAGAAACAGCGGGTGAAG CTGCCCTCCAAGGCCCTGGTGCCTGAAAtggaggacgaggacgaggaggaTGACTCTGAAGATGCCATCAACGAGTTCGATTTCTTGGGCTCgggagaggatggggagggcTCTCCGGACCCTCGACGATGTGCCGCAGAGGGGACCCACCACGAGTTGG CCCCGTGCTTTGTCCCTGCAGAAAGCCGGCGGGTCAAACTCCAGGGAATTTTGGCCGACCTTCGGGATGTGGATGGGCTGCCCCCTAAAGTGACGGGTCCCCCTCCTGGCACACCCCAGCCCCGGCCACACGAAG GTTCCTTTGGCTTCTCCTCAGACGTTTTCATCATGGACACTATCGGGGGCGGGGAGGTGAGCCTGGGGGACTTGGCAGATCTCACCGTCACCAACGACAACGACCTCAGCTGTGAT CTCTCTGACAGCAAAGATGCCTTTAAGAAGACGTGGAACCCCAAGTTCACCCTGCGCTCACACTACGACGGCGTGCGCTCCCTGGCTTTCCACCACAGCCAGGCCGCCCTGCTCACCGCCTCTGAGGACGGCACGCTCAAGCTCTGGAACCTGCAGAAAGCTGTCACGGCCAAGAA gaaCGCCgcgctggatgtggagcctatcCACGCCTTCCGGGCTCACAG GGGCCCTGTGTTGGCAGTAGCCATGGGCAGTAACAGCGAGTACTGCTACAGCGGCGGGGCCGACGCCCGCATCCACAGCTGGAAGATTCCGGACCTCAACGTGGACCCCTATGACGGCTACG ACCCGAGTGTGCTGAGCCACGTGCTGGAGGGCCACGGGGACGCTGTATGGGGCCTAGCCTTCAGCCCCACCTCCCAGCGCCTGGCCTCCTGCTCTGCTGACGGCACCATCCGCATCTGGGACCCGAGCAGCAGCAGCCCAACCTGCGTCTGTACCTTCCTCACAGCCAGCG ATCATGGGATCCCCACCTCAGTGGCCTTCACCAGCACCGAGCCCGCCCACATCGTGGCCTCCTTCCGCTCTGGCGACACCGTCTTGTACGACCTGGAGGCTGGCAGTGCCCTCCTTTCGTTGGAATCCCGGGGGAACAGTG GCCCAACCCAGATCAACCAGGTGGTGAGTCACCCAAACCAGCCCCTCACCATCACCGCCCACGACGACAGAGGCATCCGCTTCCTGGACAGCCGGACAG GGAAATCCGTGCACTCTATGGTTGCCCACCTGGACGCGGTCACCTGCCTAGCCGTGGACCCCAACGGCGTGTTCCTGATGTCGGGAA GCCATGACTGCTCCCTGCGTCTGTGGAGCCTGGACAACAAAACGTGCGTGCAGGAGATCACGGCCCACCGCAAGAAGCACGAGGAGGCCATCCACGCTGTCGCGTGCCACCCCAGCAAGGCCCTCATTGCCAGCGCAGGCGCCGACGCCCTGGCCAAGGTCTTCGTATGA